TTCTTGGTAGTGCATTGACTTTATTAGCAGCATATCTTACTTATAAAATGCCAAATAAGTATTTAGCTCCATTACCTCCAGTAATAGTTAATTCTTTTGGGGTTTCTGCTTATGTTGCACCTTTAGCAAATGTTCCATATTGGCCAACAGTATTTTGGATTGGAATAGGGGAATTAATTGCATGTTATATACTTGGTTTGCCGCTATTAATAATTTTAGAAAAAAGAGGAATTTTACAAAAAAAATGACAGTAGCTCCCATTTTGGGAGCTACTGCTTTATGCAAACGGAGTATGACGGCGTATTATGCCATACCTAAATAAGCTTTTTGAACATTTTCATCTTTTAATAATAAATCAGAATCGTTTTCGAGGATAATATTTCCTGTTTCTAATACATAACCATAGTGTGAAATTTTTAAAGCCTGTGCAGCATTTTGTTCTATTAATAATATAGTTCCACCATTTTCGTTGATTACTTTAATAATATCAAAAACTTCTGAGACTAAAACGGGAGCTAATCCTAAAGAAGGTTCATCTAACATTATTAAATCAGGTTTACTCATTAGAGCTCTACTGATAGCAAGCATTTGTTGTTCTCCACCAGATAATGTTCCGCCTAGTTGTTTTAATCTTTCTTTTAATCTTGGGAATAAATTATATACCCAGTTTAAATCTCTTTCAATTTCTTCTTTATTTGTTCTGTTATAAGCACCCATCATCAAATTCTCATAAACTGTAAGATTAGGGAAAATCCTACGACCTTCAGGAACTAAAGCAATTCCCATTTTATTGATTTCATGTGGAGGTTTTCCCGCAATATTGTTGTTTTTATATACAATTTCTCCATTTTTTGGTTTTACCATACCTGCAATTGCTGAGAGAGTAGATGTTTTCCCTGCGCCATTAGCGCCAATTAAAGTTACTATTTTTCCTTTTGGAACTTTAATGTTTATTCCTTTTACAGCATGTATAGCTCCATAAAATATATTTAAATTTTTTATCTCAAGAACAATATCATTCTGCTTTTGCATCTTTCCACTCCTCTCCGAGGTATGCTTCTATGACTCTTGGATTTTTTTGAATTTCTTCAGGTATTCCTTCTGCTATAATTGCACCGTAATCTAAAACTAAAATTCTTTCACATACCCCCATAACAACCTTCATATCATGTTCTATTAATAGTATAGATAGTTCAAAATCATCTCTAATTTGCTTTATAAATTTCATTAATTCTTCTGATTCTTGAGGATTCATTCCTGCAGCGGGTTCATCTAATAATAAGACTTTAGGATGTGTAGCTAAAGCTCTGGCAATTTCTAATTTTCTTTGCAATCCATAAGGTAAAGAAGAAGCTTTTTCTTCTGCTAAATCTAATAACCCTACCTTTTCTAAGAGCGATAAACCTTCTTTAATCATTTCTTTTTCTTTTTTCAAATAACCAATTTTTGTTAAAGCTCTTATATACCATAAAAATGAACTACCTTTAGTTTTTTTTCCATGTTTCTTTAATATTTTATCAACATCTGTATTGGATAACATATGATGTTGTGCGACTATAACATTTTCTAAAACAGTCATGTCTTGGAAAAGCCTTATGTTTTGAAATGTTCTGGATATCCCAAGATGTGTTATTTCATGAGGCTTAAAAGGGGTAATATCTATACCATCAAATATTACTTTACCTTTAGTTGGTATATAAATTCCGGTTATAACATTAAATGCGGTAGTTTTACCAGCGCCATTAGGGCCGATTAATCCCAATAATTCGCCTTCATATAATTGGTTGTGAAAATCATCTACAGCGATTAATCCTCCAAATTGCATTGTAATATGATTCATTTCAAGGATTTTTTTCATTTGGTTTCACCTTCTTTTTTCATATATATATCGACTAATGATTGTTTCTTAACTTTTATACCAAATAACTTTAAAAGCTTTTCCCAAGAAAATTCAGCTCTACCCATAATACCTTTTTGCCAGAATATCATAATGAAGATAAATATAGCAGATATTACCAACATTCTCATTCCAGGGATACCAGGGACACGTATTCCAAAAAAGTTAAACGGTTCTTCTAAAGATCGTAAATATTCAAACATTAATGCAAATACACCTGCTCCTATTATGGAACCAGTAATACTTCCTAAACCACCAAGTACAACCATAATTAAAACATAGAATGTTAATAAAGGACCGAATGTAGTAATTCTTGGATCTATAGTTGTTAACCAGTGAGCATATAAAGAACCTGATATACCAGCAAAAAAAGCACCAAAAACAAAGGCCATTAATTCATGTTTAAATACATTAATTCCCATAGATTCTGCGGCAATAGAATCTTCTCTAATAGCAATTAATGCACGACCATAAGAACTTTTGATTAAACTAATTATCGCAATTAAAGTTACTAAAAGCCAGCCCCAGGACCAATAAAGATTAGTATAATTTGGAAGACCTTTTAACCCTAAAGGTCCGTTGGTAACGCTTATAACATTATTTGCTAAAACTCTTGCAATTTCCGCAAAACCTAAACTAGCTATTGCTAGATAATCACCAGATAATTTTAATGTAGGCCAGCCTATTAAAAATGCAAAAATTGCAGCAACTAATCCACCTGCTAATGTGGCAACAAGAAAGTTTGCATGTAAATTTAATAACCAAGGTTGAATTGGAACAATAATATATGAAATTTCTTTTTGAAATGGTTCAAGTGTTAATAATGCAGATGTATAGGCGCCTAATAAAACAAATCCCGCATGACCTAAAGAGAAGATACCTGTTATACCGTTTATTAAATTTAAACTAACAGCCATAATAGCATATATAGGAATAAGCATAAAAATTCTTAAAGTGTAATCACTAAAATTACCTTGAGCATAAGATAAGAACAAGAAAAACAAAATAATAAAGATTAAAGTTAAATAATAATTAATTTTCTTCATACTATCACACCTTTACTACGGACTTTTTACCTAATAGTCCATCTGGTTTTATTAATAATATAACTATAAGTATAATAAATGCAAAAGCATCTCTATATCCAGCAGCAGCAGGCATAAGTGCAACAAGAAAGATCTCTAATAATCCTAATAAAAATCCACCAACAACAGCACCAGGTATGGATCCAATTCCTCCTAGAACAGCTGCGATAAAAGCTTTTAATCCTGGCATAAATCCCATGTAAGGTTGAACATTAGGATATCTCATTGCCCACATTATTCCTCCTGCGGCAGCCATAGCCGAACCAAGAGCGAATGTAAATCCGATAACCATGTCTACATTAATACCCATCAAGGAAGTTGTAGGAATATCAGAAGAGATAGCTCTCATAGCCATTCCTATTTTTGTTTTGTAAACTACCCAAAACAATAATAAGAATAACAATGCAGTAATAAAAAAAACGACAAACGTTAACACAGGAATTCTTGCACCTGCAATATTCCATGTTTTATCTAAAAGCCATCTATTGCTTTCATTAAAGACAGAAGTAAATGATTTAGGTACTGCTCCGAAAACAACAACAGCAAAGCTTTCTAAGAAAAAACTCATACCAATTGCAGTTATTAAAGCCGAAATTCTTGGAGCATTTCTTAGAGGTTTATAAGCTATTCTATCAATTAAAAACCCTAAGAATGCTGCTCCAATTACACCAATAATAACAGCTAACCATAAAGGCGCTCCTGCCAGTGAGGCATAAAGAGCAAAATATACACCCATCATCATAATGTCACCATGAGCAAAATTAATAAGTCTTAAAATCCCATAAACCATTGTATAACCAACAGCTAAAAGAGCATACAAGCCGCCAAACATTATACCATTAAACAGATTTTGTAAAAATATAGCACCACTCAAAGCCGACACCTCCGTTTTTTAAAAAAATCCCCGGATTCTCCGGGGATTTTTATGAATTTTTATTATTCAGCTGCAGGATTTACAGTTGTAACATATGTGAATTCGCCGTTTTTAACAACGTCAATAACAACAGATTTTTCTGCATCCCCGTTTTTATTTATTGTAATCATTCCAGTAGCACCTTCGAAATTTTTAACTTGCCTTATAGCAACAGCAATAGCTTTAGGATCTGCTTTTCCGGCTATTTCTATTGCTTTTCTCAAGACTAAATATGCATCAAAACCTAAAGCATGTAATGCACCAGGTTCGAATCCGAATTTTTCTTTAAACTTTTCGACAAATACTTTTGTCATTTCAGTAGCTGCACCTTTAGGATGGAAATGTGTAGTATAGTATAATCCTTCCACAGCATCTCCTCCGATTTTTATCAATTCAGGAGCTTCTGCACCATCACCTGCTAAAATAGGACCGTTAAACCCTAACATTCTTGCTTGTCTTGCGAATAATGAAATTTCAGGGTAGTAACCTGTAATGTATAAAACATCAGGGTTTTTACTAATAGCGTCTGTTAATTGAGCGCTAAATTCTTGGTCACCAGTTTTAAAGAATTCGATGAAATAATTTCCACCTAATTCCTGGAATTTCTTTTTAAAGAAATTAGCTAAACCAACACTATAGTCTTGTTCAACATCAATAAATACAGCAGCTTTTCTAGCGTTTAAATTTTTAAATGCAAAAATTGCAGCTGCAGCTCCTTGATATGGATCGATGAAACAAACACGAGATACGTATTTTTTTCTGTTTGTTACTAAAGGATTGGTTGAAGATGATGTTAACATCGGAATGCGCTTTCTTTCTGCAACAGCACCACCAGCCAATGAATGAGCACTAGCAACTTCACCAATAATAGCAACAACCTTTTCTTTATCAATAACTCTACTTACAGCATTTGCGGCTTCAGTTTTTTCTGATCTGTTATCTACCAATACTAAATCAATTTTTTCACCTAAGACTTCTGGATACATTTCTTGCGCCAATTCGATACCTTTCCATGTCATATCTCCGAATGCAGCGATTCCACCAGTCATTGGTAAAACAACACCGATCTTAATATTAGCGAATAATACTAATGAAAGAACTAAAACCATTGCCAAAAAAAACTTTCTCATAGAATCCCTCCCTACTCAAAATAAAGAATTGTAAAAACTTGGTTATATTTTACTATAAATTAATATATATGTCAAGTATGAAAGAAATTTCATTTCTTATATTAACATAAGAAATAAATTATTAACTTTGCGAACTATTATATATATTAAACTTATATATATGAAGAATAAAGAATTTGATGCATAAAAATAAAAAAGCCCGTACGGGCTTTTTTAGAAAAAGATTTTCGTCATTTCATAAATTCTGGAATCTATGTCTTTGTTTTTTAATAATTCTTGTGAAAACGGTGTGGTTGAAATTTCAAAGCCTTTTAATCCTAAGGCGATGTTGACTTTTCCTTTTTTTATATAATCAATAGCTTTTGTTGAAAGCATTGTAGCTATTAATCTGTCAAAAGATACAGGGGTTCCACCACGTTGCATATATCCTAAATTAACATTTCTACATTCTACATCTTTAATGTTTTCTTTTATGAATTTAGAAATAATATCAGAGGGAGTACCTTCTGGAATATTTTCTTGAATGATTTTTAATCTTTCGGATAATTTGCATTTTTCTTGTACAACAACAATAGAAAACTTTTTTCCTTCATCATATCTTTTTTTAATATTTTCAATTAATTTATCTGGGTTAAATTTAATTTCAGGAATTAAAATATAATCTGCACCACCTGTTAATCCGCCTAATGTTGCCAACCAACCAGCTTCATCTCCACCAACTTCAACAACAATAACTCTATGTCCAGCGCTAGCAGTAGAATGTAATGCATCTAAAGTTTTTGTAATAGTTTCTAATGCAGTAAAGAATCCTATACTGAATTCTGTCCAGGGTAAATCATTATCAATTGTAGCAGGTATTATAATTGATGGCATACCTTCATCAGAAAGTTTTATAGCGATTTCAGTACCAGTATGACCGCTCAATATGATAAATGCAGTTATTTGGTATTTTTCAAAATTTTCTTTAACCTTTGCAAGATCTTCCGGTTTTTTTGTAGGATCAAATTTTGAAGAACCTAAAATTGTTCCTCCACGTTCAAGAATTCCAGAAACATGTTCTTTTGTCATAACAAATACTCTATCTTCGATAAACCCTTTAAACCCATCATATACACCAAGGACATCAATATCTTCAATAGCAGATTTTCTAACAAGTGCTCTAATTGCACTATTTAAGCCAGGACAATCACCACCAACGTTCATAATAGCAATTCTCTTCATAATGATCCTCCTTTATTCAAAAATTTTTATTAATATTGGGATAACCACAATAGATACAATAGACATAAGTTTAATTAAAATATTTATTGCTGGACCTGCTGTGTCTTTAAAAGGATCACCAACAGTATCTCCAACAACTGCGGCTTTATGTGCAAATGTACCTTTTCCACCAAAATTTCCTTCTTCTATATATTTTTTTGCGTTATCCCATGCACCACCAGCATTAGCCATAAAAATAGCAAGCATAACACCAGAAACAGTGGTTCCAACAAGCATTCCAGCAACAGCTTCTTTACCTAATATAAAAAACATGAATATAGGCATAAATACAGCTAATAATGATGGTAAAATCATTTTTTTCAATGCACCCTTTGTAGCGATTGAAACACAAGAAGAATAATCAGGATCGGCTTTTCCCTCCATTAAACCAACTATTTCTTTAAACTGTCTTCTAACTTCTTCCACCATAATTTCAGCAGCATCTCCAACAGCTTTCATTGCCATTGAAGAAAATAAGAAAGGTAACATTCCTCCAATTAATGCGCCAATAAATACTTGAGATTTTGATAAATCAATTACGTTCAAATTTGTAACTTTTGTGTATGAGGCAAACAAAGCTAAAGCTGTTAAAGCAGCAGAACCTATGGCAAAACCTTTACCAATTGCTGCAGTTGTATTTCCAACAGCATCTAATTGATCAGTTCTTTCTCTAACATAATGTTCGAGGTTTGCCATTTGAGCTATTCCACCGGCATTATCGGCAATAGGTCCATAAGCGTCTATGGCTAATGTAATACCTAAAGTAGATAACATTCCGACACCTGCTAATGCTATACCGAATAAACCAAGTAAATTATAAGAAATTATAGTAGCAAAAGAGATTAAGATAACAGGAATAGCAGTTGATTCCATGCCAATAGCCATACCACTAATTAGTAAAGGTGCAGCACCACTAACAGCGCTTTTAGCAAGATTTTTAACAGGGGTTTTAGCAGTATAATATTCAGTGATATTTCCTATAGTCATTCCAACAATCATTCCAAGAAAAATAACAAAAAATAGATTAATATTTTTAAGGAATGATAAAGATAAAAACAACACACCTATTAAAGTTAATCCA
The sequence above is a segment of the Marinitoga hydrogenitolerans DSM 16785 genome. Coding sequences within it:
- a CDS encoding QueT transporter family protein is translated as MVFLKTKNMVLAGVVAALYVALTVILQPISYGPMQVRVSEALTVLPFLNPVFVPALYVGAILANIFGGFGAIDIFLGSALTLLAAYLTYKMPNKYLAPLPPVIVNSFGVSAYVAPLANVPYWPTVFWIGIGELIACYILGLPLLIILEKRGILQKK
- a CDS encoding ABC transporter ATP-binding protein — translated: MQKQNDIVLEIKNLNIFYGAIHAVKGINIKVPKGKIVTLIGANGAGKTSTLSAIAGMVKPKNGEIVYKNNNIAGKPPHEINKMGIALVPEGRRIFPNLTVYENLMMGAYNRTNKEEIERDLNWVYNLFPRLKERLKQLGGTLSGGEQQMLAISRALMSKPDLIMLDEPSLGLAPVLVSEVFDIIKVINENGGTILLIEQNAAQALKISHYGYVLETGNIILENDSDLLLKDENVQKAYLGMA
- a CDS encoding ABC transporter ATP-binding protein, with translation MKKILEMNHITMQFGGLIAVDDFHNQLYEGELLGLIGPNGAGKTTAFNVITGIYIPTKGKVIFDGIDITPFKPHEITHLGISRTFQNIRLFQDMTVLENVIVAQHHMLSNTDVDKILKKHGKKTKGSSFLWYIRALTKIGYLKKEKEMIKEGLSLLEKVGLLDLAEEKASSLPYGLQRKLEIARALATHPKVLLLDEPAAGMNPQESEELMKFIKQIRDDFELSILLIEHDMKVVMGVCERILVLDYGAIIAEGIPEEIQKNPRVIEAYLGEEWKDAKAE
- a CDS encoding branched-chain amino acid ABC transporter permease, which gives rise to MKKINYYLTLIFIILFFLFLSYAQGNFSDYTLRIFMLIPIYAIMAVSLNLINGITGIFSLGHAGFVLLGAYTSALLTLEPFQKEISYIIVPIQPWLLNLHANFLVATLAGGLVAAIFAFLIGWPTLKLSGDYLAIASLGFAEIARVLANNVISVTNGPLGLKGLPNYTNLYWSWGWLLVTLIAIISLIKSSYGRALIAIREDSIAAESMGINVFKHELMAFVFGAFFAGISGSLYAHWLTTIDPRITTFGPLLTFYVLIMVVLGGLGSITGSIIGAGVFALMFEYLRSLEEPFNFFGIRVPGIPGMRMLVISAIFIFIMIFWQKGIMGRAEFSWEKLLKLFGIKVKKQSLVDIYMKKEGETK
- a CDS encoding branched-chain amino acid ABC transporter permease yields the protein MFGGLYALLAVGYTMVYGILRLINFAHGDIMMMGVYFALYASLAGAPLWLAVIIGVIGAAFLGFLIDRIAYKPLRNAPRISALITAIGMSFFLESFAVVVFGAVPKSFTSVFNESNRWLLDKTWNIAGARIPVLTFVVFFITALLFLLLFWVVYKTKIGMAMRAISSDIPTTSLMGINVDMVIGFTFALGSAMAAAGGIMWAMRYPNVQPYMGFMPGLKAFIAAVLGGIGSIPGAVVGGFLLGLLEIFLVALMPAAAGYRDAFAFIILIVILLIKPDGLLGKKSVVKV
- a CDS encoding ABC transporter substrate-binding protein; the protein is MRKFFLAMVLVLSLVLFANIKIGVVLPMTGGIAAFGDMTWKGIELAQEMYPEVLGEKIDLVLVDNRSEKTEAANAVSRVIDKEKVVAIIGEVASAHSLAGGAVAERKRIPMLTSSSTNPLVTNRKKYVSRVCFIDPYQGAAAAIFAFKNLNARKAAVFIDVEQDYSVGLANFFKKKFQELGGNYFIEFFKTGDQEFSAQLTDAISKNPDVLYITGYYPEISLFARQARMLGFNGPILAGDGAEAPELIKIGGDAVEGLYYTTHFHPKGAATEMTKVFVEKFKEKFGFEPGALHALGFDAYLVLRKAIEIAGKADPKAIAVAIRQVKNFEGATGMITINKNGDAEKSVVIDVVKNGEFTYVTTVNPAAE
- a CDS encoding 6-phosphofructokinase, with translation MKRIAIMNVGGDCPGLNSAIRALVRKSAIEDIDVLGVYDGFKGFIEDRVFVMTKEHVSGILERGGTILGSSKFDPTKKPEDLAKVKENFEKYQITAFIILSGHTGTEIAIKLSDEGMPSIIIPATIDNDLPWTEFSIGFFTALETITKTLDALHSTASAGHRVIVVEVGGDEAGWLATLGGLTGGADYILIPEIKFNPDKLIENIKKRYDEGKKFSIVVVQEKCKLSERLKIIQENIPEGTPSDIISKFIKENIKDVECRNVNLGYMQRGGTPVSFDRLIATMLSTKAIDYIKKGKVNIALGLKGFEISTTPFSQELLKNKDIDSRIYEMTKIFF
- a CDS encoding sodium-translocating pyrophosphatase, which codes for MLILNLSGIIFGLIGIIFTVFLTFKVLENSPGNEKMQKISGAIQTGARAFLISEYKILYIIVIIIFLLLGFINGWQMSLSFLLGATLSVAAGFFGMSIATKTNTRTAQGAIESLSKGLKIAFNGGAVMGMTVASLGLFGLGLIYYLTNGDTISMSGYAMGASLVALFARVGGGIFTKAADVGADLVGKTEAGIPEDDPRNPAVIADNVGDNVGDVAGMGADLYESFVGSIFSASALGVLTFKEKGAVLPFLVVSIGIFSAIIGILFFNFSLKNKKDVDPSKALHFGTYIANGLTLIGVLFLSLSFLKNINLFFVIFLGMIVGMTIGNITEYYTAKTPVKNLAKSAVSGAAPLLISGMAIGMESTAIPVILISFATIISYNLLGLFGIALAGVGMLSTLGITLAIDAYGPIADNAGGIAQMANLEHYVRERTDQLDAVGNTTAAIGKGFAIGSAALTALALFASYTKVTNLNVIDLSKSQVFIGALIGGMLPFLFSSMAMKAVGDAAEIMVEEVRRQFKEIVGLMEGKADPDYSSCVSIATKGALKKMILPSLLAVFMPIFMFFILGKEAVAGMLVGTTVSGVMLAIFMANAGGAWDNAKKYIEEGNFGGKGTFAHKAAVVGDTVGDPFKDTAGPAINILIKLMSIVSIVVIPILIKIFE